A part of Fimbriiglobus ruber genomic DNA contains:
- a CDS encoding class I SAM-dependent methyltransferase gives MKDGFPVRDCLGCGHRFAGYVPPADHVETVYADGYFRGGGAGYPDYLAGAALLRRHGDRYARLVARYAPRPGAVLDVGAAAGFILSGFTARGWVGEGVEPNPAMAAHARDHLGLNVHAGTLDAVPPGPRFDLVSFVQVVAHLPDPLAAFERADELTKPGGLWLVETWDCESLTARFLGPGWHEYSPPSVLHWWTPKVLGATLARLGYRQRGVGKPQKWLGAAHAKSLLRHKAADGPLARVLSRGAALIPDRVAVPYPSEDLFWAVYQKE, from the coding sequence GTGAAGGACGGGTTCCCGGTCCGCGACTGCCTTGGGTGCGGCCACCGGTTCGCGGGCTACGTCCCGCCGGCCGACCACGTCGAAACGGTCTACGCCGACGGCTACTTCCGCGGCGGGGGCGCGGGGTACCCCGACTACCTGGCCGGGGCCGCGCTGCTCCGCCGGCACGGCGACCGGTACGCGCGGCTGGTCGCGCGGTACGCGCCGCGCCCGGGGGCGGTCCTGGACGTGGGGGCCGCGGCCGGGTTCATCCTGTCCGGCTTCACCGCCCGCGGGTGGGTCGGCGAGGGCGTCGAGCCGAACCCGGCGATGGCCGCCCACGCGCGGGACCACCTCGGCTTGAACGTCCACGCCGGCACACTCGACGCGGTCCCGCCCGGCCCGCGGTTCGACCTCGTCTCGTTCGTCCAGGTCGTCGCGCACCTGCCCGACCCGCTGGCGGCGTTCGAGCGGGCCGACGAACTGACCAAGCCCGGCGGCCTCTGGCTGGTCGAAACGTGGGACTGCGAGAGTCTGACCGCCCGGTTCCTCGGCCCCGGGTGGCACGAGTACAGCCCGCCGAGCGTTCTGCACTGGTGGACCCCGAAAGTTCTCGGCGCGACCCTGGCGCGGTTGGGCTACCGGCAGCGCGGGGTCGGGAAGCCCCAGAAGTGGCTGGGGGCCGCGCACGCGAAGTCCCTCCTCCGGCACAAGGCCGCGGACGGCCCCCTCGCCCGCGTGTTATCCCGCGGCGCGGCCCTGATCCCCGACCGGGTTGCCGTCCCGTACCCGTCCGAAGACTTGTTCTGGGCGGTGTATCAGAAGGAATGA
- a CDS encoding hybrid sensor histidine kinase/response regulator, whose amino-acid sequence MSPPATAATSRNRRTSPVRVAVMYLVLGLVWVFAAGPAFGWFVPDGALAPGVLKELLFVLLSSGLLYWAVRNEIRSAGTVEDLLRAVADETTDAVFVKDLQGRYLLFNAAAGRFVGRPPADVIGKDDLALFDPESAGQVMAHDRRVVAAGRPETSEEVLTAAGVTRIYSATKAPYRDATGAVIGTVGISRDVTDHKRVEQELAAERNLLRTLLDTIPDMVFTKDAGGRYVLCNRAHLAEHGVASEADLAGKTVFDVCPEHLARGYHEDDLRVLTHGETVVDREELVRDATGRESWYLMTKAPLRDAAGVVTGLVGISRNIQIRKDTIRALRASEERLQLALAAARMGVWEWDLRADEMFWSPECFEVSGADWFAGTSAGFAAIVHPDDADRVLATARQAIDDHTSFGTEFRLRPSDGRARWMTNHGRGQYDAAGNPVRMVGIVQDVTERKRAEAALRASEERYRLFVDHATDALFIHADADGAVRDANARACESLGLTRDELIGMTPPDFDPDVTAATVAEVRRRVWLGETVALDTHHRRKDGTVFPVELRVRLFRANGEDLWMAFVHDITERKRAEAALRASEERYRLFVDHATDALFIHGPDGVVRDVNARACESLGYAREELLGKSPFAFDPDATPEAMTDLVRRMDAGETVAFDTRHRRKDGTVFPVEIRIRRFYANGEPLGLAFVRDITERKRAEAALRASEERYRLFVDHATDALFIHGPDGVVRDVNARACESLGYARDELLGKIPPDFDPDVDEAYVREVYRRTGEGETIAFDTRHRRKDGTVFPVEIRVRQFETNGERLMLALVRDITERKRAEAALRASEERLQLALAAAGMGVWEWDIRTGAVFWSPECRAVFGGAVFDGTVRAFESLVHPADIGNVRELSARAVRDGGAMTADFRIVRPDGEVRWIAEHARAHADADEGGKPVRMVGISRDVTAQKRVEEELRASEELFRNLADSIPQIVWMAEPGGTLTYLNARATSYTGATPGDLAGWSWEHRIHPDDFPRTAAVWGEVIRTEQPRDVEFRIRQPDDSYRWHVARQVAVRAADGAVARWLGTCTDIEDQKAAADALRAERDRFTTIAATAPGVIHSYRRRPDGTACFPYASPGIAALYGVPPEALVDDDAPAAARLHPADAARVRTVIDASARDLAPWRDEFRVLSPDRGEIWVEGHSVPTREPDGGIIWHGFLADVTDRKRAEETIRKSHLFREAVIQTAAEGICVCARVPEFPYLRFTLWNDQMTALTGYTIEEMNRLGWYQTVYPDPDVRARAAARMDRMRDGDDLRAEEWEITRKDGARRIVCISTSLLETEDGGRAVVALMQDVTERKQTAAALRESEERYRRLVDVLPSAVVVHTDSRIVFCNPAFLALVGARAVGEVLGKSPFDVFHPDYHAAVRARIARLREGGWGAAGAEVEERVVRLDGRTAPVLVVATPLSDGGEPAVLVALHDLTERTRATDMLRSVLGSVADAIITIDDRGVVRSVNPAAERMFGYAAAEMVGHSLAAIMPEPYRTQFPGHLARYLQTGEARVIGTGREAEAVRRDGTPFPVELSVTEFRMDGARHFTGVVRDITARRKLEAQFRQAQKMEAVGRLAGGVAHDFNNILTVINGYSDLLLWELAEGDHRQESVVAIRDAGERAARLTQQLLAFSRKAIVVPQVLDLNTLVRESERLLRRLIGEDVALFVTEGADVDRINADPGQVEQVIMNLAVNARDAMPTGGRLDIETRAVDLDETDRAVYPDLKPGRYTELAVTDTGCGMTPEVRAKIFEPFFTTKDVGQGTGLGLAVVHGIIAQVGGAIAVGSEVGVGTTIRVLFPVAGVAAVSPTPDGPRPLPLLRGTETVLLVEDEEAVRAIARVALESQGYTVLLASRGPQAVRTVETHPGPIHLLATDVVMPEMSGRELSEIVRARCPALRVLFLSGYTDDTIIRHGIVGSRDAFLQKPFTPLGLARKVRSVLDGPA is encoded by the coding sequence TCGCGCCCGGGGTCCTGAAAGAGTTACTCTTCGTTCTCCTGTCGTCCGGCCTGCTGTATTGGGCCGTCCGGAACGAAATTCGGTCGGCGGGAACCGTCGAAGACCTCCTCCGGGCGGTCGCCGACGAGACGACGGACGCCGTGTTCGTGAAGGACTTGCAGGGCCGGTACCTGCTGTTCAACGCGGCGGCCGGGCGGTTCGTCGGGCGGCCGCCCGCCGACGTGATCGGCAAGGACGACCTCGCCCTGTTCGACCCGGAGAGCGCCGGGCAAGTCATGGCGCACGACCGGCGGGTCGTGGCGGCCGGCCGGCCCGAGACATCGGAAGAGGTGTTGACGGCGGCCGGGGTGACCCGGATTTACTCGGCCACGAAGGCCCCGTACCGGGACGCGACCGGGGCCGTCATCGGGACCGTCGGCATCTCGCGGGACGTGACCGACCACAAACGGGTCGAGCAAGAACTGGCCGCCGAACGGAACCTGTTGCGGACGCTCCTGGACACGATCCCGGACATGGTGTTCACCAAGGACGCGGGCGGCCGGTACGTCCTCTGCAACCGCGCCCACCTGGCCGAACACGGCGTCGCGTCCGAAGCCGACCTCGCCGGCAAAACCGTTTTCGACGTCTGCCCCGAACACCTCGCCCGGGGGTATCACGAAGACGACCTCCGCGTGCTGACGCACGGCGAGACGGTCGTGGACCGGGAAGAACTGGTGCGGGACGCGACCGGCCGCGAGAGCTGGTACCTGATGACCAAGGCGCCACTCCGGGACGCGGCCGGGGTCGTCACCGGGTTGGTCGGGATCAGCCGCAACATTCAGATCCGGAAGGACACCATCCGGGCCCTGCGGGCGAGCGAGGAGCGGTTGCAGCTGGCCCTGGCCGCGGCCCGGATGGGCGTGTGGGAGTGGGACCTGCGGGCGGACGAGATGTTCTGGTCGCCGGAGTGCTTCGAGGTCAGCGGGGCCGACTGGTTCGCGGGCACGTCCGCGGGGTTCGCGGCCATCGTCCACCCGGACGACGCCGACCGCGTTCTGGCGACCGCCCGGCAGGCCATCGACGACCACACGTCGTTCGGCACCGAGTTCCGCCTCCGCCCGTCGGACGGGCGGGCGCGGTGGATGACGAACCACGGGCGGGGCCAGTACGACGCGGCCGGGAACCCGGTCCGGATGGTCGGGATCGTCCAGGACGTCACCGAGCGGAAGCGGGCCGAGGCGGCCCTGCGGGCGAGCGAGGAGCGGTACCGCCTGTTCGTCGACCACGCGACCGACGCCCTGTTCATCCACGCGGACGCGGACGGGGCCGTCCGGGACGCGAACGCGCGGGCCTGCGAGAGCCTCGGGTTGACCCGGGACGAACTGATCGGGATGACCCCCCCCGACTTCGACCCGGACGTGACGGCGGCGACCGTCGCGGAGGTCCGCCGGCGGGTGTGGTTGGGGGAGACCGTCGCACTCGACACCCACCACCGGCGGAAGGACGGGACGGTCTTCCCGGTCGAACTCCGCGTCCGCTTGTTCCGCGCCAACGGCGAAGACCTGTGGATGGCGTTCGTCCACGACATTACCGAGCGGAAGCGGGCCGAGGCGGCCCTGCGGGCGAGCGAGGAGCGGTATCGCCTGTTCGTCGACCACGCGACCGACGCCCTGTTCATCCACGGCCCGGACGGGGTCGTCCGGGACGTGAACGCGCGGGCCTGCGAGAGCCTCGGGTACGCCCGCGAGGAATTGCTCGGGAAGTCACCGTTCGCGTTCGACCCGGACGCGACGCCGGAAGCCATGACGGACCTCGTCCGGCGGATGGACGCGGGCGAGACCGTCGCGTTCGACACCCGGCACCGGCGGAAGGACGGGACGGTCTTCCCGGTCGAGATCCGCATCCGCCGGTTTTACGCGAACGGCGAACCCCTCGGGCTGGCGTTCGTCCGCGACATCACCGAGCGGAAGCGGGCCGAGGCGGCCCTGCGGGCGAGCGAGGAGCGGTACCGCCTGTTCGTCGACCACGCGACCGACGCCCTGTTCATCCACGGCCCGGACGGGGTCGTCCGGGACGTGAACGCGCGGGCGTGCGAGAGTCTCGGGTATGCCCGGGACGAACTGCTCGGGAAAATACCGCCCGACTTCGACCCGGATGTGGACGAGGCGTACGTCCGGGAAGTTTACCGGCGGACGGGCGAAGGCGAAACCATCGCGTTCGACACCCGGCACCGGCGGAAGGACGGAACGGTCTTCCCGGTCGAGATCCGGGTCCGCCAGTTCGAAACGAACGGCGAGCGCCTGATGCTGGCACTCGTCCGCGATATCACCGAGCGGAAGCGGGCCGAGGCGGCCCTGCGGGCGAGCGAGGAGCGGTTGCAACTGGCCCTGGCCGCGGCCGGGATGGGCGTGTGGGAGTGGGACATCCGCACGGGCGCCGTCTTCTGGTCCCCGGAGTGCCGGGCCGTGTTCGGCGGGGCCGTGTTCGACGGGACGGTCCGCGCGTTCGAGTCCCTCGTCCACCCGGCCGACATCGGCAACGTCCGCGAGCTGTCCGCGCGGGCCGTCCGGGACGGGGGGGCGATGACCGCGGATTTCCGCATCGTCCGCCCGGACGGCGAGGTCCGGTGGATCGCCGAGCACGCCCGCGCCCACGCCGACGCCGACGAGGGCGGGAAGCCGGTCCGGATGGTCGGGATCAGCCGGGACGTGACCGCCCAGAAGCGGGTCGAGGAAGAACTGCGGGCGAGCGAAGAACTCTTCCGCAACCTGGCCGACTCGATCCCGCAAATCGTCTGGATGGCCGAGCCGGGCGGAACGCTCACGTACCTGAACGCCCGCGCGACCTCGTACACCGGGGCCACCCCGGGCGACCTCGCGGGGTGGTCGTGGGAACACCGCATCCACCCGGACGATTTCCCGCGAACCGCGGCGGTGTGGGGCGAAGTCATCCGGACCGAGCAACCGCGGGACGTCGAGTTCCGCATCCGCCAGCCGGACGACTCGTACCGGTGGCACGTCGCCCGGCAGGTCGCGGTCCGGGCCGCGGACGGGGCCGTCGCCCGGTGGCTCGGGACGTGTACGGACATCGAGGACCAGAAGGCGGCCGCGGACGCCCTCCGCGCCGAGCGGGACCGGTTCACCACGATCGCGGCCACCGCCCCCGGGGTGATCCACTCGTACCGCCGGCGGCCGGACGGGACGGCCTGCTTCCCGTACGCGAGCCCCGGGATCGCGGCCCTGTACGGCGTCCCGCCCGAGGCGCTGGTCGACGACGACGCCCCGGCCGCGGCGCGGCTCCACCCCGCCGACGCCGCCCGGGTCCGGACCGTCATCGACGCCTCGGCCCGCGACCTGGCCCCGTGGCGGGACGAGTTCCGGGTGCTGAGCCCCGACCGCGGGGAGATCTGGGTCGAGGGGCACTCGGTCCCGACCCGCGAGCCGGACGGCGGGATCATCTGGCACGGCTTCCTCGCCGACGTGACCGACCGGAAGCGGGCCGAGGAAACGATCCGCAAGAGCCACCTGTTCCGCGAGGCGGTCATCCAGACGGCGGCCGAGGGGATCTGCGTCTGCGCCAGGGTGCCCGAGTTCCCGTACCTCCGGTTCACCCTATGGAACGACCAGATGACGGCCCTGACCGGGTACACGATCGAGGAGATGAACCGCCTGGGGTGGTACCAGACGGTCTACCCCGACCCGGACGTCCGAGCCCGGGCCGCCGCCCGCATGGACCGGATGCGGGACGGCGACGACCTGCGGGCGGAGGAGTGGGAGATCACCCGGAAGGACGGGGCCCGCCGGATCGTCTGCATCTCCACGTCGCTGCTGGAAACCGAGGACGGGGGGCGGGCGGTGGTGGCGCTCATGCAGGACGTCACCGAGCGGAAGCAGACCGCGGCGGCCCTGCGGGAGAGCGAGGAACGGTACCGCCGGCTCGTCGACGTCCTGCCCAGCGCGGTGGTCGTCCACACGGACTCCCGGATCGTGTTTTGCAACCCGGCGTTCCTCGCCCTGGTCGGCGCGCGGGCCGTCGGGGAGGTCCTCGGGAAGTCCCCGTTCGACGTGTTCCACCCGGACTACCACGCCGCCGTCCGGGCCCGGATCGCCCGGCTGCGGGAGGGCGGCTGGGGCGCGGCCGGGGCCGAGGTCGAGGAGCGGGTCGTCCGGCTGGACGGCCGGACGGCTCCCGTCCTCGTCGTGGCCACCCCGCTGTCCGACGGCGGGGAGCCGGCCGTCCTGGTCGCACTCCACGACCTGACCGAGCGGACGCGGGCCACCGACATGTTGCGGTCGGTGTTAGGGAGCGTGGCCGACGCCATCATCACGATCGACGACCGCGGGGTCGTCCGGTCGGTCAACCCGGCCGCCGAGCGGATGTTCGGGTACGCGGCGGCCGAGATGGTCGGTCACTCCCTGGCCGCCATCATGCCCGAGCCGTACCGGACCCAGTTCCCCGGGCACCTGGCCCGGTACCTCCAGACCGGTGAGGCCCGGGTCATCGGGACCGGCCGGGAGGCGGAGGCCGTCCGCCGGGACGGGACGCCCTTCCCGGTCGAGCTGAGCGTGACCGAGTTCCGGATGGACGGGGCCCGGCACTTCACCGGGGTCGTCCGCGACATCACCGCCCGGCGGAAGCTGGAGGCCCAGTTCCGGCAGGCCCAGAAGATGGAGGCCGTCGGCCGGTTGGCCGGCGGGGTCGCCCACGACTTCAACAACATCCTGACCGTCATCAACGGGTACAGCGACCTGCTCCTCTGGGAGTTGGCCGAGGGCGACCACCGGCAGGAATCCGTCGTGGCCATCCGGGACGCCGGCGAGCGGGCCGCCCGGCTGACCCAGCAGCTCCTGGCGTTCAGCCGCAAGGCGATCGTCGTCCCCCAGGTCCTCGACCTGAACACCCTGGTCCGGGAGTCCGAGCGGTTGCTGCGCCGGCTGATCGGGGAGGACGTCGCGCTGTTCGTGACCGAGGGCGCGGACGTGGACCGGATCAACGCCGACCCGGGCCAGGTCGAACAGGTGATCATGAACCTGGCCGTCAACGCCCGGGACGCGATGCCCACCGGCGGGCGGTTGGACATCGAAACGCGGGCGGTCGACCTCGACGAGACCGACCGGGCGGTCTATCCGGACCTAAAACCGGGCCGGTACACCGAGCTGGCGGTGACCGACACCGGGTGCGGGATGACGCCCGAGGTGCGGGCGAAGATCTTCGAGCCGTTCTTCACGACCAAGGACGTCGGCCAAGGGACCGGCCTCGGCCTCGCGGTCGTCCACGGGATCATCGCCCAGGTCGGGGGGGCGATCGCGGTCGGCAGCGAGGTCGGGGTCGGGACGACCATCCGGGTGTTGTTCCCGGTCGCGGGAGTCGCAGCCGTCAGCCCCACACCCGACGGGCCGCGGCCGCTGCCCCTCCTTCGGGGGACCGAGACGGTCCTGCTCGTCGAGGACGAGGAGGCGGTCCGCGCGATCGCCCGGGTCGCGCTGGAATCGCAGGGGTACACCGTCCTGCTCGCGAGCCGCGGCCCGCAGGCGGTCCGGACCGTGGAAACGCACCCCGGCCCGATCCACCTGCTCGCGACGGACGTGGTGATGCCCGAGATGAGCGGCCGCGAACTCTCGGAGATCGTTCGGGCGCGGTGCCCGGCGTTGCGGGTGCTGTTCCTCAGCGGGTACACGGACGACACGATCATCCGCCACGGCATCGTCGGGTCCAGGGACGCCTTCCTGCAAAAGCCGTTCACCCCCCTCGGGCTCGCGCGGAAAGTCCGGAGCGTACTCGACGGCCCGGCGTAG